A genomic region of Rhipicephalus sanguineus isolate Rsan-2018 chromosome 3, BIME_Rsan_1.4, whole genome shotgun sequence contains the following coding sequences:
- the LOC125757682 gene encoding myosin heavy chain, cardiac muscle isoform-like, protein MQCEGLKKEVEDHRLLAEERLSEVDRLTSEAEQLRKELQTNTLGLREAKQREHQMMEESESFKSQMEQKQSIFEEQVKNLKANIEETRKLAEERQLEVGRLTSEVEDLRKELDTSLVQLDESRLRESQLTKELQLSKSQTEQDHSTLAERCRALEKEVDETKQLANERQSEVVKIASDVASLQKELEVNIAQLKKSGERESQLAQELELFRSQAKEEQTCTH, encoded by the coding sequence ATGCAGTGTGAAGGCCTAAAGAAGGAGGTCGAAGACCACAGGTTACTTGCCGAAGAGCGGCTTTCCGAGGTGGACAGGCTGACATCCGAGGCTGAACAGTTGCGCAAGGAGCTGCAGACAAATACGTTAGGACTGAGGGAAGCTAAACAAAGGGAGCATCAGATGATGGAGGAGAGTGAGTCCTTCAAATCACAAATGGAGCAGAAGCAGAGTATATTTGAAGAACAGGTTAAGAATCTCAAGGCGAAtattgaagaaacaagaaaacTAGCCGAAGAAAGGCAGTTGGAAGTCGGTAGACTGACGTCTGAAGTCGAAGACCTGCGGAAGGAGCTTGATACAAGCTTAGTTCAGTTAGATGAAAGCAGGCTGAGGGAATCGCAACTGACGAAAGAGTTGCAGTTGTCTAAATCGCAGACAGAGCAAGACCATAGTACACTCGCTGAGCGGTGCAGAGCCCTAGAAAAAGAAGTTGATGAAACCAAGCAGCTCGCAAACGAGAGGCAGTCCGAGGTTGTGAAAATCGCCTCTGATGTTGCAAGCCTTCAGAAGGAACTTGAAGTAAACATAGCCCAGCTGaagaaaagtggagagagggaatcACAGTTAGCGCAAGAGCTGGAGCTGTTCAGATCGCAAGCAAAGGAAGAGCAAACGTGCACTCATTGA